CGCAGGGCGGCGGGCACCGCCCGTGCGACGTCGAGCGAGGTCACCGACCGCACGCTGGAACGCTCGGCGGCGACCTGTCCGGCCACACCGTGCAGCGCGACCGTCGCGGCCACGCGCGCGGGATCCGCGCCGGCCGCCAGCGCCGCGACGGTCATCCCGGCCAGGACGTCCCCGGTGCCCCCGGTCGCAAGGGCGGCGGTGGCGGCCCCGTCGATCCACACACGTCCGTCGGGGGCCGCGATGATCGATCCGGGTCCCTTCGCGACGATCGTCGTCCGCCACTGTCGCGCGAGTTGCGGGACGACGTCGATCCGCCGCTCCCACAGGTCGTCGTCTCCATCGCCGCAGATGCGCGTCAGCTCGGAGCGGTGCGGCGTGAGCACCAGATGGTCGGCGACGTGCGCCGACAACGTGCCCGCGTCGTCACGGAACGCGTTCAGCCCATCGGCGTCGAGCACGGTCGGCAGGTCCAGCTCGGCGACGCAGCGGTGCACGAGCGCCACCTGGGGCGGCTGGTGGCCGAGGCCGGGCCCGATCAGCAGGGCGTCGGCGCGGCCGCAGGCCTCGGCGACGGCGGCGAAGGCCGCGTCGGGATCGTCGTCGGGGAGATCGACCGTCATCGCCTCGGGGACGTTCGGCGCGACGAAGTGACGCGCCAGGGTGGGCGTGGCCACCGTCACCAGTCCGGCACCCGCGGCGAGTGCGCCCCTGGCGGCCAGCACCGCGGCGCCGGACATGTCCGCGGATCCCGCGACGACGACGACGACACCGCGGGCGCGCTTGTCCCCGGCGGCGTCCGGATCGGTCAGCGCCTCCCACACGTCGGCGCCATCGACGAGCCGCGCGGCGGGCCGGTCGCCGGGTTCGAGGATGCCGATGTCGCCGAGGCGCAGCTCCCCCGTGTGCGCACGGGCGGGCCACAGCGCGAGCCCGCGCTTGTACGCGCCCAGGCACAGCGTGACGTCCGCCTCGACGGCCTCGGCGACGACGGCGCCGGTGCTCGCGTCGGCGCCGGACGGGAGATCGCACGCCACGACCGGCGCGTCGTGTGCGTTGACCGCGGCGATCGCGGCGTCGTAGGGCGGGCGGGGCGCGCCGGTGGCGCCGGTGCCGAGCAGGCAGTCGACCACGACGTCCGCACCGGCGAGTCCGGCGCGCAGGTCGGTGGTGACGCGCCCGCCCATCGCCCGCCAGCGCCGCAACTGCACCGCGGCGTCGCCCGACAGCTCGTCCGGATCGGCCACCAGGCACACGACCGGCCAGGCACCCGCGGCGCGCAGACGGCGGGAGGCAGCGATGCCGTCGCCGCCGTTGTTGCCCTTGCCGCACACCACGGCGACCCGCGAGCCGTAGGCGGCCCCCGCGACAGCCAGCACGGTCCGCGCCAGGTGGCCGGCGGCGCGCTCCATCAGCGTCAACGAGGACGTGCCCGCCGCGATGGTCCGCTCGTCCATGGCGCGGACCTGCTGTGGCGTGAACAGGGGGATCATGCGGCGGTGCGGGTGTGTGCAGGCATCTCCCGTACTGTAACGACCAGTTGCTCGCGACCGCTCCTGGCCCCGCTCCGCTCACACCCCATGGGTCGCCGGAGCATCTGAGCCCATGACGGTCCGCGCTGTGCCATGAGGCTCTTGCGGCGACCTGACCGAACGGTTACACCTTGGACTCTACGACCGCACTCGTCGGTCGAGCCGTCGCGGAGCCCGAGACCTCGAGGTGGGACCCGGCCCGTGGACGTGACCCGCGTCTTCGTGAGGAGCGAATCGTGCGTACATCCCGATTCCTGCGCCAGCGGCACCTGCTCGCCCTGCTGACCCTGCTCGCCCTGGTGGCCGCCGCGTGCGGTAGCGGCAGTACCGCGACCGAGACCGGTGGCGGTGAGGGCAGCGAGGCCGCCGGCGGAACCGAGGCCGCAGCTGGTGGTGACGCGAGCACGCTCGTCGTCGGTGGCACCGAGGTGCCCAGCCACCTCGACCCGGCCGTGGTCTACGAGCTCTACGCGTCCAACATCCTGTTCAACACCACGAACCGCCTGGTCGAGGCGCAGCCGGGCACCGGCGAGATCGGCCCCGGCGTCGCCGAGGAGTGGGAGATCTCCGACGACGGGCTGACCTACACCTTCACGCTCCGCGAGGGCGTGACCTTCCAGGACGGGTCCGACCTCACCAGCGAGGACGTCAAGTGGTCGCTGGAGCGCGCCGTCAACATCAACCACCCCGAGAGCGCGGCGTTCCTGCTCGGCGGCGTCGAGTCCATCGAGACGCCCGACGACTACACCGTCGTGATTACGCTGTCAGAACCCAACGCGACGTTCCTGTCGCGGCTGAACTACACGGTCGCCACGATCCTGCCGAGCGACGGTGACGCCTACACGGCGCCGGACCAGGCGCTCGAGGAACCCTCGGCGGGTGAGGCGGAGGAGTACATCAACGACGAGACGATCGTCGGCTCCGGGCCGTACGAGCTGACCGACTACAGGCCTGGCGAGTCGATGACGCTCGAGGCCTTCGACGACTACTGGGGTGACCCGCCGGCGATCGACACCGTGCAGGTCCAGTTCTTCGAGGACACGGCGCAGATGCGCAACGCGATGGCGGCCGGCGAGATCGACTTCAACTGGAACGAGTTCGCTCCCGCCGAGCGCGCGTCGCTCACCGAAGAGGAGGGCATGACGATCAGCCAGACCGAGGGTGGGCGCATCCGCTACATCGTCATCGATGTGACGGCCGCGCCGTTCGACGACCCAGAGGTCCGGCGGGCCATGTCCGCGTCGATCGACCGGCAGCGGATCATCGACGAGGTCTTCGAGGGCGCGGGCGTCCCGCTGTACTCGATGATCCCGAGCACGTTCGATGTGAACGCGGACTACATGGCCGACATCGAGGCCGAGGTCCCGGAGGGCACCGAGATCGAGCTGTGGTATCCGCTCAACAAGTACGGTGACACCGAGGCAGACGTCGCCGAGACCATCGCCCGTTCGCTGGAGGAGGCCGGCTTCACAGTGACGACGCAGAGCGCTGACTGGGCGGCCGAGTACTCGGACAACACGACGACCGGGACCTACAGCGTCTACCTGCTCGGCTGGTACCCCGACTACATCGATCCGGACGCGTACATCGACCCGTTCTACGGCGGTGGCTACATCCCGTACTACCAGGACGAGGAGATGCAGCAGCTGATCCGCGACGAGCAGACCGCGGAGATCGGCTCGGAGGAGCGCGCGCAGATCTTCGACGAGATCCAGCAGAAGGCCGCCGAGGACATGCCGTACATCCCGCTGTACGAGGAGGGGCAGACCGTGTACCACGCCGACTCGGTGACCGGAGTCGAGGAGACGTTGACCCCCGCGCAGCAGACCTGGTACTACGTGCTGTCGAAGGAGGGCTAGGCACCAGCACGGCCACGGAGGACACATGGCGAGCGGTGGGTCGGGCGGCAGCGGGCTGCGTCGCTACCTGCTGACCCGACTCGCCCTTGCGCCGTTGTTCCTGCTCACGCTGCTGACGGCCGTGTTCGTGCTCGTCCGGGTCATGCCCGGCGACCCCGTGGTCGCGTCCCTGGGCGGTCGGGCGACGCCCGACCGGATCGAACGGGCGCAGGAGGCGCTCGGACTCGACGACCCGATCCTGGTGCAGTACGGCCGCTACCTGCTCGACGTGCTGCAGGGCGATCTGGGCGAGCCGCTCACCGACCCGCGCAGCGTCAGCCAGATCGTGGCGGACCTGTTCCCGGCCACGGTCGAGCTGACCGTGTTCGCCCTCATCGTCGCGGTCACGCTCGGCGTACTGGTCGGTGCGGTCGCGGCGCAGCGGCGCGACACGGTCTTCGACATCGGAGGACGCCTGCTCGGCATCGTGGTCTACGCGGCACCGGTGTTCTGGACCGGCATCCTGGCGCAACTGCTGTTCGCCAATCGCCTGGACCTGCTGCCGACGGGCAACCGACTGTCGGCGCGGATCGTCGCAGACGCCCCGACGGGGTTCTACCTGCTGGACGGCATCATCACGCTCAACTGGGAGCTGTTCTGGGACGCGCTTCAGCACCTGATCCTGCCGGGCGTCACCCTCGGCCTGCTGATCGGCGGCGTGTTCATCCGCATGGTGCGCGTCAACATGCTGCAGACCCTGCGGTCCGACTATGTCGAATCGGCGCGAGCCCGTGGCATCGTCGAGCGTCGCGTACTCTTCCAGCACGCGTTCCGCAACGCGCTGATCCCGATCGTGACCATCATGGGGCTGCAGGCAGCCCTGCTGCTGGGCGGGGCGATCCTGACCGAGACGACCTTCTCGTGGCCGGGACTGGGCAGCGCGCTCGTCGACTTCGTCAACGCCCGCGACTACGCCGCGCTGCAGGGCATCGTGACGTTCTTCGCCCTCGTCGTCTTCGTGGTCAGCCTCCTGATCGACATCATCAACGGCCTCGTCGACCCGCGCGTGCGGTACTGAGCATGGCGAGGGTGAGGGCGAGCGAGCCGGAGGGCGGGGATCCTGGCGGCACGCAGACGTCCGAGCCGCCGCCAGCGGCGGACGTCGTCATCGAAGCTCCCACCGACCGCAGCACGGGCCTGCGGGCACGGCTGTCCCATGCGCTGCAGCCGTGGCGCGCGGCGAACAGGATGGCGCGCGGTTTCGTGCTCGCGGGCGTCGTCATCACGCTCGTGTTCGTCGTCATGGCCGTGTTCGCCGACTCGATCGCGCCGTACGAGCAGGACCAGTACCGCATCCAGACGGGCGTCGACGAGAGCGGCGAACCCGAGTACGGAGACGAGCAGATCCCACGCCGCGAAGCACCGTCGGCCACCCATCCGTTCGGCACGACGTCCGCCCGGTTCGATGTGCTGTCGCGGGTCATCTACGGCGCGCGCATCGCGATCGCGGTGATCGTGGTCTCGACCGTGATCGCGATGGGCATCGGTGTGCCGCTCGGCCTGCTGTCGGGCTACCGCGGTGGCCGCATCGACCGCGTTCTGGTGTTCCTCATGGACGCGCTGTACGCCTTCCCGCCCCTGGTGCTGGCGATCATCTTCGCCGCCGTGCTCGTGCAGTACATGAGGCCCGGCGTGCCAACCGCGGCGATCGCCGTCGGCGCCACCTACATCCCCCAGTACTACCGGGTGATCCGCAACCACACGCTGTCGGTGAAGGAAGAGACGTTCGTCGAGGCAGCCCGCTCGCTGGGTGCGTCGCCCACGACGGTCGTCACGCGCTACGTCTTCTTCAACGTCATTCAGAGCGTGCCGGTCATCTTCACGCTCAACGCGGCCGACGGGGTGCTGACCCTGGCCGCGCTCGGCTTCCTGGGCCTGGGCATCGACTACCCCGCGGCGGAGTGGGGCTTGGACGTGTCCCGCGCCATCAGCGACGTCGTGAGCGGGTTCTGGTGGACGGCCCTGTTTCCCGGCCTGGCGATCACGACGCTCGTCGTGGGGCTGACCCTGGTTGGCGAGGGACTCAACGACATCGTCAACCCGCTGCTGCGCACGCAGGCCTTCCAGGGCTCGGTCGAGGCCAAGGACACGGCATGAGTGCTCACGGCAACGGTCGACTGCGCTCCAAAGGCACATCGTGACGGCGCCGGCCTTGAAGGTGCGCGACCTGCGCGTCGCCTACGGCACCGCCCGAGGCTCATTGGGCGCCGTCGACGGCGTCAGCTTCGATCTTGCGCCGGGTGAAAGCCTGGGCCTGGTCGGCGAGTCCGGTTGCGGCAAGTCGACGCTGGGTCGCGGCCTGATGCAGCTCCTGCCGCCCGGCGCCGCCGTGGGCGGCAGTGTCGAGCTGAATGGTCGCGAGGTGGTCGGCATGGACGCCCGCTCACTACGCAGCGTCCGAACCGAGGAACTCGC
The genomic region above belongs to Euzebyales bacterium and contains:
- a CDS encoding ABC transporter permease; this translates as MASGGSGGSGLRRYLLTRLALAPLFLLTLLTAVFVLVRVMPGDPVVASLGGRATPDRIERAQEALGLDDPILVQYGRYLLDVLQGDLGEPLTDPRSVSQIVADLFPATVELTVFALIVAVTLGVLVGAVAAQRRDTVFDIGGRLLGIVVYAAPVFWTGILAQLLFANRLDLLPTGNRLSARIVADAPTGFYLLDGIITLNWELFWDALQHLILPGVTLGLLIGGVFIRMVRVNMLQTLRSDYVESARARGIVERRVLFQHAFRNALIPIVTIMGLQAALLLGGAILTETTFSWPGLGSALVDFVNARDYAALQGIVTFFALVVFVVSLLIDIINGLVDPRVRY
- a CDS encoding ABC transporter permease, which translates into the protein MRASEPEGGDPGGTQTSEPPPAADVVIEAPTDRSTGLRARLSHALQPWRAANRMARGFVLAGVVITLVFVVMAVFADSIAPYEQDQYRIQTGVDESGEPEYGDEQIPRREAPSATHPFGTTSARFDVLSRVIYGARIAIAVIVVSTVIAMGIGVPLGLLSGYRGGRIDRVLVFLMDALYAFPPLVLAIIFAAVLVQYMRPGVPTAAIAVGATYIPQYYRVIRNHTLSVKEETFVEAARSLGASPTTVVTRYVFFNVIQSVPVIFTLNAADGVLTLAALGFLGLGIDYPAAEWGLDVSRAISDVVSGFWWTALFPGLAITTLVVGLTLVGEGLNDIVNPLLRTQAFQGSVEAKDTA
- a CDS encoding ABC transporter substrate-binding protein; this encodes MRTSRFLRQRHLLALLTLLALVAAACGSGSTATETGGGEGSEAAGGTEAAAGGDASTLVVGGTEVPSHLDPAVVYELYASNILFNTTNRLVEAQPGTGEIGPGVAEEWEISDDGLTYTFTLREGVTFQDGSDLTSEDVKWSLERAVNINHPESAAFLLGGVESIETPDDYTVVITLSEPNATFLSRLNYTVATILPSDGDAYTAPDQALEEPSAGEAEEYINDETIVGSGPYELTDYRPGESMTLEAFDDYWGDPPAIDTVQVQFFEDTAQMRNAMAAGEIDFNWNEFAPAERASLTEEEGMTISQTEGGRIRYIVIDVTAAPFDDPEVRRAMSASIDRQRIIDEVFEGAGVPLYSMIPSTFDVNADYMADIEAEVPEGTEIELWYPLNKYGDTEADVAETIARSLEEAGFTVTTQSADWAAEYSDNTTTGTYSVYLLGWYPDYIDPDAYIDPFYGGGYIPYYQDEEMQQLIRDEQTAEIGSEERAQIFDEIQQKAAEDMPYIPLYEEGQTVYHADSVTGVEETLTPAQQTWYYVLSKEG
- a CDS encoding NAD(P)H-hydrate dehydratase, whose protein sequence is MIPLFTPQQVRAMDERTIAAGTSSLTLMERAAGHLARTVLAVAGAAYGSRVAVVCGKGNNGGDGIAASRRLRAAGAWPVVCLVADPDELSGDAAVQLRRWRAMGGRVTTDLRAGLAGADVVVDCLLGTGATGAPRPPYDAAIAAVNAHDAPVVACDLPSGADASTGAVVAEAVEADVTLCLGAYKRGLALWPARAHTGELRLGDIGILEPGDRPAARLVDGADVWEALTDPDAAGDKRARGVVVVVAGSADMSGAAVLAARGALAAGAGLVTVATPTLARHFVAPNVPEAMTVDLPDDDPDAAFAAVAEACGRADALLIGPGLGHQPPQVALVHRCVAELDLPTVLDADGLNAFRDDAGTLSAHVADHLVLTPHRSELTRICGDGDDDLWERRIDVVPQLARQWRTTIVAKGPGSIIAAPDGRVWIDGAATAALATGGTGDVLAGMTVAALAAGADPARVAATVALHGVAGQVAAERSSVRSVTSLDVARAVPAALRRTQGPGT